One window of the Klebsiella sp. WP3-W18-ESBL-02 genome contains the following:
- a CDS encoding tryptophan synthase subunit beta has translation MHFIERDGEGRIVRVEAVEFSGMTEKSAETTAEINEWLKVEGLRAATLQRLQQSDLDMVRVLEDLIEVLMSKGIISITDLPPAAQSKLLNRAQARQALSGLEGLIGDDDERLI, from the coding sequence ATGCATTTTATTGAACGCGATGGTGAAGGACGGATCGTCAGGGTTGAAGCCGTGGAGTTTAGCGGGATGACCGAAAAAAGTGCGGAGACCACGGCAGAAATTAACGAGTGGCTTAAGGTTGAAGGTCTCCGTGCAGCCACGCTCCAGCGCCTTCAGCAGAGCGACCTGGATATGGTCCGCGTACTGGAAGACTTGATTGAAGTACTGATGAGCAAAGGTATCATTAGCATCACCGACCTGCCGCCAGCAGCACAAAGCAAGCTGTTGAACCGTGCTCAGGCGCGTCAGGCACTGAGCGGGCTGGAAGGACTGATCGGCGATGACGATGAAAGATTGATTTAA